From one Flavobacteriales bacterium genomic stretch:
- a CDS encoding DUF1398 domain-containing protein, which produces MFTEQQVKLAHSKVRSGADFPAYIKEIKALGVTHYETYVADGHIDCHGGDSHTVTTPAKYDPMVISDTVKADVFKAELKAHQLGRTDFLTFIKMCATTGIEKWKISMDRMTCTYFDKRGNEVLVEEIPQ; this is translated from the coding sequence ATGTTTACCGAACAACAAGTCAAATTGGCTCACAGCAAAGTAAGGTCGGGAGCAGATTTCCCTGCCTATATCAAAGAGATCAAGGCATTGGGCGTTACTCATTATGAAACCTACGTGGCGGATGGTCACATTGACTGTCACGGAGGTGACTCGCATACCGTAACAACCCCTGCCAAATATGATCCGATGGTCATTTCAGACACGGTAAAGGCTGACGTGTTCAAAGCGGAGTTGAAGGCACACCAACTTGGGAGAACGGATTTTCTGACCTTCATTAAAATGTGTGCAACCACGGGTATTGAAAAATGGAAAATCTCCATGGACCGAATGACCTGCACCTACTTTGACAAGCGTGGAAATGAAGTTCTGGTGGAAGAGATTCCGCAATGA
- a CDS encoding NYN domain-containing protein has translation MTKDTKLAVLIDGDNIPSKYIKEMMEEITKYGTPTIKRIYGDWTNPRVSKWKEVLLETAITPIQQYSYTSGKNATDSAMIIDAMDILYSDKVDGFCLVSSDSDFTKLATRLREAGMQVYGIGEKKTPNPFIVACDKFIYLEILDSEEEKGEKGKREKRQVDKITPNVMRLLKNSVADAADEDGWAFMGDVGKLILKKQPNFDSRNFGFDKLTPLFGSLSKQFEIDARVQAGGKFKVIYVRNR, from the coding sequence TGGCCGTCCTTATCGATGGCGACAACATACCAAGCAAATACATCAAGGAAATGATGGAGGAGATCACCAAATACGGAACGCCCACCATCAAACGCATCTATGGCGATTGGACAAACCCGCGCGTGAGCAAATGGAAGGAGGTGCTGCTGGAAACGGCCATTACGCCCATACAGCAGTACAGCTACACTTCGGGTAAGAACGCTACCGACAGCGCCATGATCATTGATGCCATGGACATTCTCTACTCCGACAAAGTGGACGGGTTCTGCCTCGTATCGTCCGACAGCGATTTTACCAAACTGGCCACCCGCCTGCGCGAGGCAGGCATGCAGGTGTACGGCATTGGCGAAAAGAAGACCCCTAACCCTTTTATTGTGGCCTGCGACAAGTTCATCTACTTGGAGATACTCGACTCGGAAGAGGAAAAAGGAGAAAAGGGAAAAAGGGAAAAACGACAGGTGGATAAGATCACTCCGAACGTAATGCGCCTGCTCAAGAACTCGGTGGCCGATGCGGCCGATGAGGACGGCTGGGCATTTATGGGCGATGTGGGCAAACTCATCCTGAAGAAGCAACCCAACTTTGATAGCCGCAACTTCGGTTTCGACAAGCTCACACCGCTTTTCGGTTCCCTCAGCAAGCAGTTCGAAATTGATGCCCGTGTGCAGGCGGGCGGCAAGTTCAAGGTCATTTACGTGCGGAATCGGTGA